One Helianthus annuus cultivar XRQ/B chromosome 7, HanXRQr2.0-SUNRISE, whole genome shotgun sequence genomic region harbors:
- the LOC110868688 gene encoding LOW QUALITY PROTEIN: transcription factor MYB106 (The sequence of the model RefSeq protein was modified relative to this genomic sequence to represent the inferred CDS: inserted 1 base in 1 codon), which translates to MGRSPCCDKVGLKKGPWTPDEDQKLMAYIQEHGHGSWRSLPSKAGLQRCGKSCRLRWINYLRPDIKRGKFSLQEEQTIIQLHALLGNRWSAIATHLSKRTDNEIKNYWNTHLKKRLIKMGIDPMSHKPKNDTILSKSGCLKITTNLSHMAQWESARLEAEARLVKQSKIQSMSLNPLPMQLNSSACSMTSTIGPPSEYLDLDKDIVHEKGNEVWEYXNIENEMEKFDDLTIPAIDNTWTTQPLQTSNNDDDHVSNCDFLEHFTDLLLRSSNFNDHCGYTKGDNSNIGLICGEKLIEPTENVKDSYDENNKI; encoded by the exons atgggAAGATCACCATGCTGTGACAAGGTGGGATTGAAGAAAGGTCCATGGACTCCTGATGAAGATCAGAAGCTCATGGCTTATATTCAAGAACATGGCCATGGAAGCTGGAGATCTTTGCCTTCTAAGGCTG ggCTGCAAAGATGTGGGAAGAGTTGCAGATTAAGATGGATAAACTATCTTAGACCTGATATTAAGAGAGGAAAATTCAGTCTTCAAGAAGAACAGACCATTATTCAGCTTCATGCTCTTTTGGGTAACAG GTGGTCGGCCATAGCTACTCATTTATCAAAGAGAACCGACAATGAAATCAAAAACTATTGGAATACCCATCTTAAAAAACGGCTAATTAAAATGGGAATTGATCCAATGAGTCACAAGCCGAAAAACGATACTATTTTGTCCAAAAGTGGTTGCTTGAAGATCACAACCAATTTGAGTCACATGGCTCAGTGGGAGAGTGCCAGGCTCGAAGCTGAAGCTAGATTGGTGAAGCAATCTAAGATTCAGTCAATGAGCCTGAACCCACTCCCTATGCAATTGAACTCGAGTGCGTGTTCAATGACCTCAACAATTGGGCCACCTTCTGAGTACCTTGATCTAGATAAGGATATTGTACATGAAAAAGGTAATGAAGTCTGGGAAT AAAATATTGAGAATGAAATGGAGAAGTTTGATGACTTGACCATACCGGCCATAGATAACACATGGACGACTCAACCATTACAGACAAGCAACAATGACGATGATCATGTCTCGAATTGCGATTTCTTGGAGCATTTTACTGATCTTTTGCTTCGTAGTTCAAACTTTAATGACCATTGCGGTTATACTAAAGGCGACAATTCTAATATTGGTCTTATTTGTGGTGAAAAACTGATCGAGCCTACTGAAAATGTCAAGGATTCTTACGACGAAAACAACAAGATTTAG